One segment of Eretmochelys imbricata isolate rEreImb1 chromosome 5, rEreImb1.hap1, whole genome shotgun sequence DNA contains the following:
- the MRPL17 gene encoding large ribosomal subunit protein bL17m: protein MRLSVAAAISHGRVHRRLGLGPRSRLDMLRNLVTALVRHERIETHWARADEMRVYADRLIDYAKRGDADEVAMRMADFWLTEKDLIHKLFKVLAPRFQAHSGNYTRLLQIPNRENLDRAKMAVIEYKGNPFPPLIVLHRDNEKTLLNQLLKGYREDILKTRATQAPEGTAV, encoded by the exons ATGCGGCTGTCGGTGGCTGCCGCGATATCCCATGGCCGCGTGCACCGGCGGCTCGGGCTCGGGCCGCGCTCGCGCCTCGATATGCTGCGGAACCTGGTGACGGCGCTGGTGCGGCACGAGCGCATCGAGACGCACTGGGCGCGCGCGGACGAGATGCGGGTCTACGCGGATCGG ctGATCGACTACGCCAAGCGCGGCGACGCGGACGAGGTGGCCATGCGCATGGCTGACTTCTGGCTGACG GAGAAAGATCTCATCCATAAGCTGTTTAAAGTGTTGGCTCCACGTTTCCAGGCTCATTCTGGGAACTATACACGACTGCTTCAGATCCCCAATCGAGAGAACCTGGATCGGGCCAAGATGGCTGTGATCGAATATAAGGGGAATCCTTTCCCACCACTCATAGTTCTACACAGGGACAATGAAAAGACCTTACTTAATCAGCTTCTGAAAGGATACCGTGAAGACATATTAAAGACCAGAGCTACCCAGGCCCCAGAGGGAACTGCAGTGTAG